From Passer domesticus isolate bPasDom1 chromosome 8, bPasDom1.hap1, whole genome shotgun sequence, a single genomic window includes:
- the PRLHR gene encoding prolactin-releasing peptide receptor, with translation MMNSDNLTSQSFLSAIHSNTSNLFSGLQFVQSFKPLIIPCYSLVVFIGVIGNYLLIYVICKTKKMHNVTNFLVGNLAFSDMLMCATCVPLTLAYAFEPRGWVYGRFMCYFVFLMQPVTVFVSVFTLTVIAVDRYCATVYPFRRRLTIPICAYILAAIWLLSCTLAAPALVHTYHAEFPELDFSICEEFWFHMKRDRLAYAYSTLIITYVLPLAVISLSYLRISVKLKNRVVPGNVTQGQAEWDRARRRKTFRLLVLVVAAFGVCWLPLHIFNMIKDIDISLIDKQYFNFIQLLCHWFAMMSACTNAFLYAWLHDSFRGELKKMFAWRKKKIGPATNCIMASVVL, from the coding sequence atgatgAATTCGGACAATTTAACCTCCCAAAGCTTCCTCTCTGCGATTCACAGCAACACCAGCAATTTATTCTCAGggcttcagtttgttcagtCCTTCAAGCCACTCATCATCCCCTGCTACTCGCTGGTGGTTTTTATTGGTGTCATTGGGAATTACCTTCTCATCTATGTCATctgcaagacaaaaaaaatgcaCAACGTCACCAACTTTCTGGTAGGCAATCTGGCTTTCTCAGACATGCTTATGTGTGCCACCTGTGTGCCCCTGACCCTGGCCTACGCCTTTGAGCCCCGGGGCTGGGTTTATGGGCGCTTCATGTGCTACTTTGTTTTCCTGATGCAACCTGTCACGGTGTTTGTGTCTGTCTTCACCCTGACTGTCATAGCTGTGGACAGGTACTGTGCCACGGTGTACCCCTTCCGCAGGAGGCTCACCATCCCCATCTGTGCTTACATCCTGGCTGCTATTTGGCTGCTGAGCTGCACTTTGGCTGCCCCAGCCTTGGTGCACACCTACCACGCAGAGTTCCCGGAGCTAGACTTCTCCATCTGCGAGGAGTTTTGGTTCCACATGAAAAGAGATCGCTTGGCTTACGCCTACAGCACCCTCATCATCACCTATGTATTGCCTTTGGCTGTCATCTCCCTGTCCTACCTGAGGATCTCAGTCAAGCTGAAGAACCGTGTTGTCCCAGGCAATGTCACCCAGGGCCAAGCTGAGTGGGACCGTGCCAGGAGGAGAAAGACTTTTCGCTTGCTGGTCTTAGTGGTGGCAGCCTTTGGAGTCTGTTGGCTGCCCCTGCACATCTTCAACATGATCAAGGACATCGACATCAGCTTGATTGACAAGCAGTACTTCAACTTcatccagctgctgtgccactggTTTGCAATGATGTCTGCTTGTACCAATGCCTTCCTCTATGCCTGGCTCCATGACAGCTTCAGGGGGgagctgaaaaaaatgtttgcctggaggaagaagaaaattggACCCGCTACAAACTGCATTATGGCCAGTGTGGTGCTGTAA